Proteins from one Verrucomicrobiota bacterium genomic window:
- a CDS encoding MBL fold metallo-hydrolase, translating into MQIDRYTGGLAQTNCYLIPTSVGAVLIDAPEGSADWLNDRLKESGSKLHTLILTHGHFDHTWDAAQIAREHKCAVLHHPDDLKMITNPQVQERYGFPPVEAVAATRLIDEQDTLSFGDLTFRIFHIPGHCPGSIVL; encoded by the coding sequence GTGCAAATCGACCGATATACAGGCGGACTCGCCCAGACAAATTGTTATCTCATCCCGACTTCTGTCGGGGCCGTTCTCATTGATGCCCCGGAAGGATCTGCTGACTGGCTCAATGATCGCCTCAAGGAAAGCGGGAGCAAATTGCATACACTCATCCTGACCCATGGCCATTTCGACCACACTTGGGACGCTGCACAAATCGCGCGCGAGCACAAATGCGCAGTGCTCCACCACCCCGACGACCTGAAGATGATTACTAATCCCCAGGTCCAAGAAAGATATGGATTCCCACCTGTTGAAGCTGTCGCAGCCACACGTTTGATTGACGAGCAGGACACCTTGAGCTTCGGAGACCTCACCTTCCGGATTTTCCATATTCCTGGCCATTGTCCCGGGAGCATTGTCCTC